Proteins encoded by one window of Candidatus Neomarinimicrobiota bacterium:
- a CDS encoding VOC family protein: protein MSGEIHRNWTHWFEIPVNDFDRAKKFYETIYDMKIDSFDAGPLKMGILPHSGVGCAICFGEHYTPGPTGVVVYLDANPNLDDVLSKVKSAGGKVLQTKKQISEEHEFMALFLDSEGNRIALNSIA, encoded by the coding sequence ATGAGTGGTGAAATACACCGCAATTGGACCCACTGGTTCGAAATTCCCGTCAATGATTTTGACCGGGCTAAAAAATTCTATGAAACCATTTATGATATGAAAATTGATTCTTTTGATGCCGGCCCATTAAAAATGGGAATTTTACCTCATAGTGGCGTAGGCTGCGCAATTTGTTTTGGAGAACACTATACTCCGGGACCAACAGGTGTAGTCGTCTATTTAGATGCCAATCCAAACCTGGATGATGTATTAAGCAAAGTTAAATCAGCAGGCGGCAAAGTGCTTCAAACCAAAAAACAGATTTCAGAAGAGCATGAATTCATGGCATTATTCCTGGATAGTGAGGGAA